A stretch of DNA from Candidatus Ancaeobacter aquaticus:
TATATTCAGTTACGTTTTTTTTATGTGTTCGTTCCAATCCGAAAGAAATTTTTCAATACCTCGGTCTGTAAGCGGATGACGAAACATCATATCCAATACCTTATATGGTATTGTTGCAATATCAGCTCCGGCAAGAGCGGCTTCAACAGCATGTATGGGACTACGTACACTTGCCACTATAATTTCGGTATTAAAATCATAATTATTGTATATTTGGCGGATCTCAGTTATTAAATCCATACCCACGGATGAAATATCATCGATTCTTCCAACAAAAGGGCTCACATAACTTGCACCGGCCTTAGCAACAAGAAGTGCTTGAGAACTCGAAAAGCATAGTGTTACATTCACATGGATACCTTCATCCTCTAATATATGTGTTGCTTTAAGCCCATCAGGGGTTGTCGGGATTTTTATAACTACATTCTTATGTATTTTCGATAACACACGCGCTTCTTTAACCATTTCATCTGCCTTAAGACTAATAACTTCAGCACTAATAGGGCCATCAACAATAGAAACAATTTCCTTTATAACTGACTCAAACTCTTTTCCCTCTTTAGCTATAAGTGACGGATTTGTTGTCACACCATCGACAATCCCTATATCATTCATTTTCCTTATTTCATCTACATTTGCTGTATCAAGAAATATTTTCATGGTACGGATCTCCTCACTTTTTCATTTTATTAAAGTACATTCTCTTCGACCATAGGTAGTGTCGCAGCACCTATAATACCGGCATTATACCCAAGCTTTGCCTGTACAATACGCGCTTTATCCACAGATATTTTAAAAGCCCTCTTTCT
This window harbors:
- the fsa gene encoding fructose-6-phosphate aldolase, with product MKIFLDTANVDEIRKMNDIGIVDGVTTNPSLIAKEGKEFESVIKEIVSIVDGPISAEVISLKADEMVKEARVLSKIHKNVVIKIPTTPDGLKATHILEDEGIHVNVTLCFSSSQALLVAKAGASYVSPFVGRIDDISSVGMDLITEIRQIYNNYDFNTEIIVASVRSPIHAVEAALAGADIATIPYKVLDMMFRHPLTDRGIEKFLSDWNEHIKKT